A single genomic interval of Lacrimispora sphenoides JCM 1415 harbors:
- a CDS encoding glycoside hydrolase family 88/105 protein, translating into MISKNEIEGILGKVSDKMMHLKNPGVKEKFPVSLIDMNCWEWPQGVGLFGLYKYYCKSQEQEVLDFLIRWFDERISEGISERNVNTTAPMLTLTYIYEITQKESYLELIRSWADWVMDENGLLKTKDGCFQHMITGDPNDGEILIDTLFMTILFLSRAGKLLNRPDYAEEADYQIVNHIKYLYNKEEGLFYHGWNFNYNHNYGKVLWGRGNSWYTVGMMEYLEERDVYTALKRHYLSVYRYQCQAIKRYQDKAHGLWHTVINDAGTYIEISAGAGFLAGMMKGVRLGYLEAEEYLPVISEGVKHILAYIQEDGTVDQVSYGTPIGMNVSFYQDIPCYPMTYGQALMILMLQEMMEDYWQSL; encoded by the coding sequence GTGATTAGCAAGAATGAAATCGAAGGAATATTAGGCAAAGTAAGCGACAAAATGATGCATCTGAAAAATCCGGGAGTAAAAGAGAAGTTTCCGGTCAGCCTTATTGATATGAACTGTTGGGAGTGGCCTCAGGGAGTAGGCTTGTTTGGACTTTATAAGTATTATTGCAAATCTCAGGAACAAGAAGTGCTGGATTTTTTGATCCGTTGGTTTGACGAGCGGATTTCAGAGGGAATATCGGAGCGGAATGTGAATACGACAGCTCCCATGTTAACACTGACTTATATTTATGAGATTACCCAAAAAGAATCTTACTTGGAATTGATACGTTCCTGGGCTGATTGGGTGATGGATGAAAATGGCCTGTTAAAAACAAAGGACGGATGCTTTCAGCACATGATAACCGGAGATCCCAATGACGGAGAAATCCTGATTGATACCTTATTTATGACTATTTTATTCTTAAGCCGGGCTGGAAAATTGCTTAACAGGCCAGACTATGCAGAAGAGGCAGATTATCAGATTGTCAATCATATCAAGTATTTATACAATAAAGAAGAAGGCCTGTTTTATCATGGCTGGAACTTTAATTATAACCACAATTATGGCAAGGTTTTATGGGGAAGAGGAAATAGCTGGTATACGGTTGGTATGATGGAATATCTGGAAGAAAGAGACGTTTATACAGCCCTAAAAAGACATTATTTAAGCGTGTACCGCTACCAATGCCAGGCGATTAAACGTTATCAGGACAAGGCTCACGGATTGTGGCATACGGTGATCAATGATGCGGGCACTTATATTGAAATTTCCGCCGGCGCCGGTTTCCTGGCTGGTATGATGAAAGGGGTTCGTCTGGGGTATCTGGAAGCAGAAGAATATCTTCCTGTGATTTCAGAAGGCGTCAAACATATCCTTGCGTACATACAGGAAGATGGAACAGTGGATCAGGTTTCTTATGGTACTCCCATTGGTATGAATGTATCATTTTATCAAGATATCCCCTGTTATCCCATGACTTATGGCCAGGCGCTTATGATATTAATGCTTCAGGAGATGATGGAGGATTATTGGCAGAGTTTATGA
- a CDS encoding DUF1256 domain-containing protein — MGYNLKEKELEYLEVLGTLERPVHAMNLETYQTILKLRYPNHVVVAVHQFFVRCKRLLII, encoded by the coding sequence ATTGGCTACAATCTGAAGGAAAAGGAGCTGGAATATTTAGAAGTTCTGGGGACACTGGAACGTCCGGTCCATGCCATGAATCTGGAGACTTATCAGACCATTTTAAAGCTTCGCTATCCGAATCACGTGGTGGTGGCAGTGCATCAGTTTTTTGTACGGTGCAAAAGGTTATTGATTATTTAG
- a CDS encoding DNA methyltransferase — MFDPVICEIIYKWFYVDGGSIIDPFAGGSVRGIVAAITGHGYMGIDLREEQVKSNFENAQEIGIGSDSLKWICDNSLNVDKYAEDKQYDMLFTCPPYYDLEVYSDNPEDISNMEYQEFVKTYSEILIKSAKKVKDNRFAAVVISDVRDKKGFYRDLTGLTKAAMEKNGFYFYNEIIILNTVGSGAWRCRENMRNRKVVRIHQNLLVFYKGDPQEIKIVFPELKAEDEKMEEAEECR; from the coding sequence ATATTTGATCCAGTTATTTGTGAAATAATATATAAATGGTTCTATGTAGATGGGGGAAGTATTATCGATCCATTTGCTGGAGGTTCGGTTCGTGGGATTGTAGCAGCAATAACTGGCCATGGATATATGGGGATTGACCTGAGGGAAGAACAGGTTAAAAGCAACTTTGAGAATGCACAGGAAATTGGGATCGGATCTGATTCACTAAAGTGGATATGCGATAACAGCCTGAATGTGGATAAATATGCTGAAGATAAACAGTATGATATGCTCTTTACTTGCCCTCCGTACTATGATTTAGAAGTATATAGTGATAATCCAGAAGATATTAGTAATATGGAATATCAGGAGTTTGTGAAAACATATTCTGAAATACTTATAAAGAGTGCTAAGAAAGTAAAAGATAATCGTTTTGCTGCAGTGGTAATATCGGATGTACGGGATAAAAAAGGCTTTTATAGAGATTTAACTGGATTAACAAAAGCAGCCATGGAAAAAAACGGTTTTTATTTCTATAATGAGATCATCATATTAAATACTGTGGGGTCTGGGGCATGGCGATGTAGGGAAAACATGAGGAACCGAAAGGTAGTAAGAATTCATCAGAATTTATTGGTATTTTATAAAGGCGATCCCCAAGAAATTAAAATAGTCTTCCCGGAATTAAAGGCCGAAGACGAGAAGATGGAAGAGGCAGAAGAATGTCGGTGA
- a CDS encoding AraC family transcriptional regulator, whose protein sequence is MKSRIFYEEFDSFYYYSGGTQNWNMQGLHFHKNYEIILVMSDGAGICIDNREYEVEKGTLFVINNREYHKTSGVKGQDYNRYVVMFDPDRLRAVSQAMDYDFFKYFEHRPEGFIHKLYLNKEHLGEVIGLFEKVEKCSVSTQQGMDGVVLNLAIMELLVYINRLYDFFSEKSIDDAEMAAFEGESGPVHDRDRIELIKKYIAAHVEDKLDLDGIAEQFYMNKYYLSHYFKKETGFTISQYITNLKMTAAKGMLKNGFSVTETAVALSYNSDSHFINTFKKNTGTTPKKYATEKQ, encoded by the coding sequence GTGAAATCACGCATATTTTATGAGGAATTTGATTCATTTTACTATTATAGCGGCGGTACTCAGAATTGGAATATGCAAGGGCTCCATTTTCATAAGAATTATGAAATTATCTTGGTTATGAGTGATGGTGCCGGAATTTGTATTGACAACCGGGAATATGAGGTGGAAAAAGGGACTCTTTTTGTAATTAACAATCGGGAATATCATAAAACATCCGGTGTAAAAGGGCAGGATTATAACCGCTATGTGGTTATGTTTGATCCGGATCGTTTAAGGGCTGTATCACAGGCTATGGATTATGACTTCTTTAAATATTTCGAACACCGGCCAGAAGGATTTATTCACAAGCTGTATCTGAATAAAGAGCATCTTGGAGAAGTGATTGGGTTGTTTGAAAAGGTGGAGAAATGCAGTGTATCCACACAACAAGGGATGGACGGGGTTGTTTTAAATCTGGCTATTATGGAGCTGCTGGTTTACATTAACCGGCTGTATGATTTCTTCTCAGAAAAATCCATAGACGATGCAGAAATGGCTGCATTTGAAGGTGAGAGCGGACCGGTTCATGACAGGGATCGAATCGAATTAATTAAGAAATATATTGCTGCTCATGTGGAAGACAAGCTGGACTTAGATGGTATCGCCGAACAGTTCTATATGAATAAGTACTATTTGAGCCATTATTTTAAAAAAGAAACAGGTTTTACCATCAGCCAGTATATTACTAATCTTAAGATGACAGCGGCGAAAGGAATGTTAAAGAATGGTTTTTCCGTGACAGAAACTGCGGTGGCTCTTTCTTATAACA